tttgttttggtactgtccatacgggttgtttcttgtttttagtcacaggttcaggaatggctgaagaattgaaacatttacctggagctacctctgcaaatagcactactgggtgatttgaaaagcaaTAATattgatcaataatataataatattcttagcaaaaatgtttatctttaatttacaatctgtagaaactatgagaatagaaaggttaaaatctttgtgaaacatcacagcacagttgaaaaatatatggcaaatagaaatcaaaactggatggtgttcagagatagacgggaagggttgagtggagctgaagggtgggactaaaaacaaGATAACTAATAAACTAAATATActgtgtgtcacgttctgaccttagttcttttgttttgtcttttgttttagcatggtcagggcgtgagttgggtgggttgtctatgttattttctcaatcagaggcagctgtcaatcgttgtgcctgattgggaaccatatttaggtagcctattttctgttgggttttgtgggtggttgttttcagtctttgtgtgtctgcacaagacagaactgtttcgcttttcactttgttgttttgtatttgaagtgttcagttttggattattattaaataagatgaacactaaccacgctgcgcttcggtcctctccttccaccgacgacaaccgttacagaaccacccaccaacaaaggaccaagcagcgtggtaacgggcaaaAGCAGCAGCGAGCGCAGGACTcttggacctgggaggagattctggacggcaagggaccctgggtacAGGCTGgagagtgtcgccgccccaaagctgagctggaggcagcgaaagcggagaggcggtggtatgaggaggctgcacgTAAGCGcagctggaagccagagaggcagccccaaaaatgtctttgggggggcacacagggagtgtggctaagccaggtaggagacctgaaccaactcccgtgcttaccgtggagagagagggaccgggcaggcaccgtgttatgccgtgaggcgcacggtgtccccggtgagCAGGCATAGCCtggtgcggtacatagcagcgcctcgtatcggccaggctagagtgggcatcgagccaggtgccatgaagccggttcaacgcatctggtctccagtgcgtctccttgggccggggtacatggcaccagccttacgcatggtgtccccggttcgccagcacagcccagtgggGCCCATTCCACCTCGTCGCACTGgcttggctacggggagcattcagccaggtaaggttgggcatgTTCGGTGCTCCAGACCTGCAGTGCACCTCcatggtccggtctatccggtgccacctccacgcaccagccctccggtggcagccccccgcaccaggctgtctctctgtctcctcactacaggtactcccgtctgtccagcgccgccagggtctcccgtctgtccagcgccgcctgagcgccgcctgagccgcctgtctgtccagcgccgccaggGTCTCCCGTCAGTCCAGcgtcgcccgtctgtccagcgccgcctgagccgtccgtctgtccagcgccgcctgagctgcccttcTGTccggcgccgcctgagccgcccgtctgtcaggagccgccagagcctcccgccagtcaggagccgccggagccgcccgccagtcaggaaccgccagagccgcccgccagtcaggagccgccagagccgcccgccagtcaggagccgccagagccgcccgccagtcaggagccgctcgtcagtccggagccgcccctcagtccggagctgcccctcagtccggagctgcccctcagtccagaggcgcccctcagtccagtggggcccaTTCATAGGGTTGCCAGTcctaggtcggcggcgagggtcgccgttcctaggaggCCACAGAAGCGgactaagactatggtggagtggggtacacgtccagcgccagagccagacaaatgcccacccagaccctcccctataggttcaggttttgcggccggagtccgcacctggggggggggggggggggcatggtcagggcgtgagttgggtgggttgtctatgttttctatttctgtgtttggcctgatatggttctcaatcagaggcagctgtcaatcgttgtccctgattgggaaccatatttaggtatcctgttttctgttgggttttgtgggtggttattttcagtctttgtgtgtctgcaccagacagaactgtttcggttttcactttgttgttttgtgtttgaagtgttcagttttggattattattaaataagatgaacactaaccacgctgcgctttggtcctctctttccaccgacgacaaccgttacactgtgtccgtaaaatgtacatAGGTTCAGAATTTTTGTGAAACTGCACAGTTGGATAGTCTTCAGAgataaaaaatacaataataaaCAAAGTATAGccacgggaagtaggggtgctgagggtgctgcagtacCTCTGATAAATCACAATActgtttttttttaataattACCCCCCCAAAAAGTACTAATGTAATTTCTCTTTTTATTAACTCTGTGTGCAGTTTCAAAAGCATAGATGTCCTTTCTCCTTGACTTCATGAACCATATTCTCAATGAAAATATCTGGAAACTCTAAGTTTCAGCACTATTATCATAGACTTCATTGGAGCACTTTGGGTTCATACCCTGGCCTGGATTTGGAATCGGTGTGAATAATGTAATGTGAATTGTTGAAATTGGCGTGCTTGTGATGATGATGAGCACAGAGTAACAAGAGAACAATGGACAGGAAGGAGACTACAGCAAACAAATTAGGCCTTGAtgagttgtgatggggtgtgtatgtgttttcGCGTTTGTATGTTTATGAATGTATGTCACCTCAGCTgaccttttccaaaaacaatgcTTAACCTCTCTTTCTGCGTCAGCCCCAATGCTTTCTGATGTCActctcactctgcctctccctcccgtTCGCTCTGTACATCGCagcctttctccctttctctttccctctccatatttctccctctctacctttccccatctttctctcttacCCTCCCTTCATCTCTTTCTCCCTTTATCTCCCTTTTCCTTTTTCTTTCCCACTAGCGCTCTCTTAattcccccctctccatccctctatcaacaatgcagttaaatcTCACTCAGAATGCCCTGTCAGTTTGGATTATGGTTACAGCGCTCACATACACCTAGTGGCACTCTACGGCCATATGGGAACATGTACACCCATTCAGAGAAACTTGGGGAACACCAATAACCAATTACAAATCGACCCCTATCCATCATTTCTATAGTCTTAATTTAAAAATAATAGATTGGTTTTAGCATTTGTAATATCATATTGGGCACGCTGCCCAATGCTACTGCCTAATGGTACGCAGATCTAAACAAGTGCTCAGAAGGTAGAAGCTAGGGTTCCATATGGAATTGATAATTAAAAACATTCAGTGTCATTCAGAAACACACAGGATTCCAGGAAATACTGTTTAAACCTGTATATTATCTATCCAATCTTTTCAGATCCAAACAAGTGCTGAGGTGTTAGAGGTTAAAAATCGATTTGGAATTGGGCATAAAACATGCAGTGGCATCCAGGCAGAACCACACAGGAAACCGTCTTTAAAACTCACAAGCacactatcctgtcctctatggaCAGCCAAACACAGGATACATGGTCACTATATGCTATAACTAGCGGCAGGTCTGGGCACAGATGATTCATTAATACTACCTCAACACTTTCTCTCTTCCTCGCCTCACAACAGAGTCCCCTGATGTTGGTTTCCCTGACAGCGTGGTATCTAGCTTGCCTTACATCCAATTCTGCTCCATGTTGTGATATTCAGAAAAAATGGTAACATGAGAATTCAACCCCTTGGAGCTGAGTCAATGAGCAGTGGCCCTCATGTGTGTCTGTccaggggtgagagggagagccCGAGGAGGAAGTCAGGGGAAGGCAAATGTCACTAAGTATCCATCACAGCTGGACTAGGATGAACGGATGGAGAGGGGTGTATAAAATCAGAGAGCACTCATAGCAAACATAAACCAACTCTGAAGGAAAGCTGAATGATAGAGGGATAGGatagaggaagaaggagaggaggggtgtgCTGCGTTCTATAAGTacccaactgtctgtctgtctgtctgcatcttcCTTTGGGTTGTGTCGTGGAAATTCATACTGAGAGAGGCTTTattatttcttcaaacaatcgtctttatttaatattgattaattattgcaatattGAGACTAGTCAACACAACACTCTTGACTGTTGGGCCGAGCAGCCTAACTGATAATAAAaaaacaggtagcctagtggttagagtgttgggccagtaaccaaaaggtaaacatctgtcgttctgcccctgaacaaggcagttaacccactgttcctaggccgtcattgtaaataagaatgtgttcttaactgacttgcctagttaaataaaggataaatatatgtttttttaaatataggAGACCTAAAAATGCTTAGTCAGGGCTAGTTCCACCCCTCCCATGCGGATCGGGGGGCATCATAAACCACCTTGGTTCATCTCCTGGTTATCCGTACGGATGTTGTTTTACCCCCAATccggcttagtttcccagatgaCAGGAAGATGAGACAATGAGGGATTGTTCAAAACTCTTCCAGGCTATCTCTATCTCGGGTCACACACCACATCTTGTCTATGGAATGCCAGCTTTAGGTTTTTATAACCAAGTCATTGTCAGTTTAAGGTATCTCAAGGAAAACCCACTTACTTGACCATACGCCCAGACTAACTGCAGGAAGCTAGAGTGGAAACCATCCatttacagaaacacagccttAATAGAACAGAAATGCCAAGTATATAATCGTTAactattaatatcaaacaaatcagGTAAATATATGGTTCTAGGCTTAAaacaaagaagacacctgtactaTGTCAGGTAttacactgtatatactgtacatcacagaagactggaATATTACAAaaatgtttgacatagaaacactggagTTTCGACAGGTTTTTTGAAACAATGCTTATTAATTATAAAATTATGAAAAAGATTtgtaacattccacccatgaggccactagttggtaatttgactgcaggaaaggggtgTTTTACGATTTCATCTTATTTTTTTACAACAACATACTGAAAGTCACACTGAAACTCAGCAGCAAAGGAAAGGCGACATAAAAGGTGTAGCTCATCAAAGAAGAATGTAGAGTGGGAATTGGGAAAGCAATTACATTTGTTGAGGTTTATTTTCGGACATTTCTATTGTTTATTTGCCTTATTGAAGGACATAGCAGTATAACAAGGGTCAAGCCCTTTTAGAAGCCATCTTAGTCCCAGGTTATATAACACGATATCTAAAGGGCCAATGGCTTGCTGTGTGTCCTTCTCACACAAACATGTGCGGGCGCGCGCACaggcacatgcatgcacacacacacacacacacttagatcaGATCAATGGACCACCACACCAGGCCTCTCTCTTCCCCATGTTAATTCTCACCCATGGTGGTGTAAAGTGGATACTTTTAGCCATGCTATCATGCCTGGGGCCCGTGTTCTCTGAATGTTGTGATCTGAACCATGCACTACCACAACCTAAACGTCAGTATCATCATTCTTGTTGTTAATTGAACTATAAATCACTATACAGTATGTCAGGCATGATGCCTTTTAGGATGAATGTCATTGTTGTTTGTTTTAAGTCCCTTCCAGTTGATATCTTCCATTAGATTCGACATGCATCACCTGGGGGCGGGTAGAGTGGCACATTCTGTCCTTTGGGAATCAAGAATTGGAGCAGTGTGTGATGGACCGTACACTGCTAACTGCTGTGAGGTTTTAGAGGGGGATTAAGAGGAGTAATGAACTAACACCTGCCCTGGTAGAAGCTGACTACCAGATGTGAGAGACAGACACCCCATGCTGGTCTAATAAGGGCCCTATAGAGCAACACTGCAGTGTGCCTGTTGCcgaaagagggagacagaaaggaagagagagagagcgagagagagagatggacaaaaTGGTCTGTGTAGAAATGAGTTGGCCTCTAGAGCTACACAGCTAGACCAGCCAGGAGTAATAACTGGGTAGCAGAGGAGTAGCGACAGCATTCCAGTAATCTGGGTGAAGTTGATTTAATCTGTGCGAGTCTAATCTGGCCAGGGCAGTTAATCTGTTAAGAAGTGTTAATCAGCCGAGGAGTGTATATAATCGGGGAGCGTTCTATTTTTGAGAGGTGTTAACCTCTGAAAAACATTAAATCCTGGGAATATTTATCCAAACTGAAGATGTAGACGGCCTCGTATGAGAGCAACTGTTCACTCCCTGTGGGATAACTACTGCATATACGTGGATTTCAGAGAGCAATAAAAACATTGCTTtgggctttttatttatttattaaatgtattttaaaaacttttttaTGACAGGGGGATCATTGAGGTCATTAGAAGATTTCCATATCTCAATATTGGCTAGGTGGAGTTATATGAAACCATGGCGGAGTTATTAACTATTGGCTAATATAGACATTACTGTAAAAGAGGCAACATAAGTCAGCAGTCGTGAGAAGGGAGCGATAGAGgggaagtggaggagagagggaaaaggacaaagggagagaaagtgtgaaagggagagaaagcGTGAAagggagaggaatgggggggaaAACAACACAAAGAAAGGGAGtttgaaagggagaaagagagagagagagggggagagggagagagagagggagagggagagagagagagaaagattctgatggggCAAAATCTCTTCTCCCCTGCAGCCCTGCTTCTGTTGATTACCTCAAAAACCCAAGGGCTGccggaagagaggagagaaaggtgtaATACAAAAGAAAGAGAGATAAGGAGGAGGAAagacaagaggaaaactgattAAAGGAGGGAGAGTTGACACCATGTAGCACAGCAGTGTTTCAGTAATGATGTCCATGGGGTTCTGCTCCAACACTGAACCAGATATTTAACCTGACTGATGCTGGCTAAAACGCTGTACAGTGAGATGAAGCCTGAATGAGAAGTCATGTgatctacatactgtagctattgGGGAATATGATACATTATTTGGAATACTTGAAACTTCCCCTCAATGTTTTGTTTTGATAAGTATATGCGGAATTTTTGGCTTGTACTGTAAACAGATTTTGCTCGATATCTATAGATTACTATACTGTACCTCTGGCCATATTGtgatctccttcctctctttgtctcttttccTTTGTGCCTTtcttctcctcgctctctctctctccctctcactttctGGAGCAGGTCATATTCCCTAAAGATTGTTGGTAAACACAACATCACCCTGCAGTTACCTTCAATATTCAACATGAATGTAATTACAATACTGGCTAAAGTGATCAGGTAGCTTCCTGAACAAGTTTGTGAAATTTTGATGAAATACACAAATCATAGCATGTCTTATCAGTGGGTatgaaaacatttatttgtttctcctgacaacacaacacacacatttctttaaaATTTGCCAAAAGAGAATGATGTAGTGGAATTTCCCTGATTCAGTTGATGGTTGCaggcacatgtacacacacacacacacacacacacacacacacacacacacacacacacacacacacacacacacacacacacacacacacacacacacacacacacacacacacacacacacacacacacacacacacacacacacacacacacacacacacacacacacacacacactctccctcaccTGGAGTTGCTGAGGTCGTTCTGCGCCCCTGCCGATCCCCTGCTCTTCTCCAGGCCCAGCTTGGTGAAGATGCCCACCAGCACCATGATGGCCACCACTCCACAGATGATGTAGACAATCATATGGGTGCGGTCTCTCTCCTGGTTGCCATGGCCCTCGGTCACCGTGGTGATGGGCTTGCCCGTGTTGGCCCAGATGGGTGTGTCATAGTTTGAGCAGATGCTCTGGTCGAGCCGCTGCCCTCTGAACTGGCAGCAGAAGCGGTAGAAGCAGGTGCCACAGCAGTACAGGAAAACACCCATATTGCAGTTGAAAGGTGGGTCCCACTGGCCCATCACATCGTAGTAACCTTGGCAACGGGTGCCTTTGGTAGGGATGGCATCCTCATCATCCGCGATGTCACCGCTGGGCGTCGACACGCCACTGAACTCTGTGGTTACTAGCGTGGTGACGGGCTCCGTTATGGTGGGGGTCATCGGAGCTGTCTGATTGGCTGTCTGGGTTTGGACAGTGTCCGGGTCAGTGGTGGTGGAGCTGGTGAGGTCCTGGGCCAGGCTGGGCCCCGTCAGGATGAAGGATAGGATGAGGAGGAGGCAGGACAGGGGGCAAGCTGCCATGGTACACCCCATCCTCAGTGCCAAGCTGAGGCTTTAGAACAGTCCTCTATGGTGGGTCAGACCAGAGGTCAAAGTCTCAGAGCAGGGCTTGTAGTCAGAGACAGAACAACAAGTTTGGGGAGAAACAACAAAGAAAAATCTAATAGTCCAAAAATCTAAAGTATGTGGTTCCTGTCTCTCAAACAAACGAATACTAACTGACGTTCCATAGTTTTTCAACATAATTGAAAGGTTCACCCACAGTTCAATCACTCACATATGCGATTTATGAATAATGGGAACAGACAGAGAGTGTTTGTAgattttacatttttgttttggTACAAGCATGCCGGTTACTCAGAACAGTGCAAAATAGCTAAAATATCTGATGCTCTGGACTAAAATCCTCTGAACCATCGTAGTAGGTTTGTCTTACCTTTGTCTTTTGAAATTGCCTTTAGAGAAAGCAGCAGTTTCAATATACCACGGTATATTACATGAACAATTAACCACAAACTTTACTCATCATTTTTCTCTATAAGGTAAAGGAGTTTGTATTTTTCCTTATGTTTTTTCCATTCCCCAAGTAGTTTTGTAGCAGCTTTGTCCACCACAGGCGACCTCTCCTCTCGTTAAAGCAGTgtttccctgttcctcctcctagCTCAGTGTTTGAGGGTGGCTTGGaggtccagaccagaccagtccacTTGTGGTTGCAATCCCACAGAGCACCGCGCTGCGCTTGCTGACAATCCTccctgtgtgcgtgcgcgtgtgtgtgtgtgcgcgagggggtgtgtgtgagagtgtgtgtgtgagagtgtgtgtgtgctgttgaaTGCGACTCGCTCTAAGCTCTGTGAAAACGTAACAGTTCAGGAGCCAAATTCAATCCCCTCTGCTCAACACAATGAACGAGAGcgcgagaggaagagagagagaggaagagcaagACAgtgtgagagtagagagagagagagagagagagagagagagagagagagagagagagagagagagagagagagagagagagagagagagaaaaggagagagagagagaaggagaaagggagggagggagagtgagagagagagagagagagagagagagagagagagagagagagagagagagagagagagagagagagagagagagagagagagagagaaagagagagagagaaggagaaagggagggagagtgagggaggggaggCAATCATATACAGCTGCTGCTCACATCATCCCCTGAGAACGAAGGAGGGTAGTGGAAGATATAAAAAAAGAGCACAACTGAGATGTTCTTTACTTTCTGTCACAAATTACCCTGTTTTTAATAAGTActgtatgtaagtgtgtgtgtgtttgttctgctCTGTCTAAAGGTATGTAGCTAAAAGTCAGGCAGTGAACAGCTAACACCTGTTTTTATCCCTCCTGTTGTTTAGTTGCGGGTGCTCTTTTTATCTCTCAGTCTGCTTCTCATTTGTCCTACACTCATTCGATTTCTTTCCACCCTCTCACACaaatgagtgtgtgcatgtgagggTGGGTGTGttcgtatgtgtgtctgtgtgtgtctgtgtgtgtgtgtgtgtgtgtgtgtgtgtgtgtgtgtgtgtgtgtgtgtgtgtgtgtgtgtgtgtgtgtgtgtgtgtgtgtgtgtgtgtgtgtgtgcgtgtgtgcgtgtgcgtgtgtgcgtgtgcgtgtgtgtgtgtgtgtgtgtgtctgccagatTAAGTCCAGAGTTCCAACTCTGGAATCCTCCATGTGTTTGGTTTGTTTCCAATTCCATCCTGGAGCGAGACCACAGCGATACCCTCCGCCTGTCAGCCAAAACCACAGCAGCTGGAATCCAACGACAAGAGCCTGGTGTTCCTCTCCGCATATCTGCACACACACTGACGCCAGCTCAGATTAGAACAGTTTCTCCCAGTGTGGATTATAGAAAACCTAAATTGTTTGAAATTATAAACAGGTACAGATTGACAAGGGTTTTTGCTCTCCCTCAACCGTTGCTCTACTCTTCTTTACGCTCCTTTACTTCACTTTCACcatcctccctttcctctcctttctcaaCACTTTCACTTCCGCCAAAGCAGTtcagtgactgtgtgtgtctgttcaccTCTTCCTTTGTATGGTCTTtcttggtcagagagagagataaatagaaagagagagagagaagagggaatagGGGACAACAGGGGGTGTATAGTAAGTACAACGTGAGAGTGGGGGAGGAAAAGCAGGAGAAAATACGACTGGAGACCTGAAagtgaaaaagagagagcgatACTGGGCCAAtggggaaagcgagagagagagagaggcagcggaACGACAGGGCTACGGAAGCAAGGGATTATGAGCAAAGAAGAACAGAGGAATGAAGCTGTAGGAAAGacagatacagagccttcagaaagtattaatttcccttgacttactccacattttgttgggttacagcctgaattctaaatTGATTtaatctatttttctctctcgcccatctacacacaataccccataacaacaaagtgaaaacatatttgtTTAAAttgtagcaaatttattgaaaattaaatacagaaacatctcatttacataagtattcacacgcttaagtcaatacatgttagaatcccctttggcagcgattacatctttgagtctttttgggtaagtctctaagagctttctttGCACGTtgttctttttaaaattcttcaagctttgtcaagttggttgttgatcattgctaaacaggCATTTTCAAGttctgccatagattttcaagatgaCTTGAGTCTGTAACTAGGCCACCGAGGAATATTCaacgtcatcttggtaagcaactccagtgtatatttggccttgtgttttaggtttttgtcctgatgaaaggttaatttgtctcccagtgtctgttggaaagcagactgaaccaggttttcctctaggattttgactGTGGTTAGCTGTATTTCATTTCTTTTTAtccaaaaaaactccctagtccttgccgatggcaaaaatacccataacatgatgcagccaccaccatgcttgaaaatataaataGTGGTACTCATTTACATTttgtgttggatttgtcccaaatataatactttgtattcaggacataaagttaatttctttgccacattattttggtgttttactttagtgccattttgcaaacaggatgcatgttttggaatatttttattttatacagacttctgtcttttcactctgtcaattgggttagtattgtggagtaactacaatgttgttgatccatcctcagcttTCTCCTATCAAAGCCATTAAACTCTGGAACTAAATCCCTGGGCGTTTTCTTTCCTCTTcggaaactgagttaggaaggatgcctgtgtctttgtagtgactgggtatattgatacagtgtccaaagtgtaattaataacttcatcatgctcaaagggatattaactgtctgctttttatttgttttacccatcaaccaataggtgcccttctttgctaggcattagaaaacctccctggtctttgtggttgaatctgtatttgaaatgcattgctaaactgagggacattacagataattTTATGTGGGGTGCG
This genomic interval from Salvelinus fontinalis isolate EN_2023a chromosome 30, ASM2944872v1, whole genome shotgun sequence contains the following:
- the LOC129828986 gene encoding protein shisa-9B-like, which translates into the protein MGCTMAACPLSCLLLILSFILTGPSLAQDLTSSTTTDPDTVQTQTANQTAPMTPTITEPVTTLVTTEFSGVSTPSGDIADDEDAIPTKGTRCQGYYDVMGQWDPPFNCNMGVFLYCCGTCFYRFCCQFRGQRLDQSICSNYDTPIWANTGKPITTVTEGHGNQERDRTHMIVYIICGVVAIMVLVGIFTKLGLEKSRGSAGAQNDLSNSREYDLLQKVRGRERERGEERHKGKETKRGRRSQYGQRTLTELLKQPRGEVSSVDSTITNPPIETNYISARMLRSRSEHYHLNNSALYPGMPHPHSNLSGLGLNKYNSLRAVADTASRGYYKSYPLMDFSQYQAAPPAFQPISLHPKDKSYLHQDHHQLPTHHNLHAPLSISIPQSHPERSRLSKTTSHPLFSSSALKAWDTSGRHVQRQTSQPGHISAHQHAYSTRRQHSVENFPEMFNHPVSYGHPSSYHHTRHKSYSTNSKTEVTV